From Phenylobacterium montanum, the proteins below share one genomic window:
- a CDS encoding GFA family protein has translation MTQQRLFGGCACGAVRYSLKSPPMFTHCCHCRDCQRQTGSAFVINALIETDRIALEGEIPTPTRVPTDSGQPHDIYRCAICKTALWSDYGERPGLRFVRVGTLDDPSAITPDVHIFTRSRLPWVALPPGSPAFEIYYQAIELWPEESLARRARVV, from the coding sequence ATGACCCAACAGCGTCTGTTTGGCGGCTGCGCCTGCGGCGCGGTGCGCTACAGCCTGAAGTCTCCGCCGATGTTCACCCATTGCTGCCACTGCCGCGACTGTCAGCGGCAGACCGGCTCGGCCTTCGTCATCAACGCCCTGATCGAGACCGACCGCATCGCCCTGGAAGGCGAAATCCCCACGCCGACAAGGGTTCCCACCGACAGTGGTCAGCCGCATGACATCTATCGCTGCGCCATCTGCAAGACGGCGCTTTGGAGCGACTATGGCGAGCGACCGGGGCTGCGCTTCGTTAGGGTCGGCACGCTGGACGATCCCTCGGCGATCACGCCCGACGTGCACATCTTCACCAGAAGCCGCCTGCCCTGGGTCGCGCTGCCTCCCGGCAGCCCGGCCTTCGAGATCTATTATCAGGCCATCGAGCTGTGGCCGGAAGAGAGCCTGGCGCGGCGGGCCAGGGTGGTCTGA
- a CDS encoding response regulator, with protein sequence MNARNGADARDRHLLVVDDDDRIRDLLREFLARAGFRVSVAADAAAARRLLLALEFDLLVFDVMMPGEDGFSLTHWVRNHAPARLTPVLMLTARDAASDRIEGLTLGADDYLAKPFEPQELLLRIEAILRRTAARPAGSKMLSLGRCSFDVDRGELLQGETPIRLTEAEAQLLRRLAANANLPVDRLDLARETADVSGRAVDVQVTRLRRKIEADPKAPRYLQTVRGVGYMLAPD encoded by the coding sequence ATGAACGCCCGCAATGGCGCCGACGCCCGCGACCGCCACCTCCTGGTGGTCGATGACGACGATCGGATCCGCGACCTGCTGCGCGAGTTTCTCGCCCGCGCCGGATTTCGCGTCAGCGTGGCCGCCGACGCCGCCGCGGCCCGACGCCTGCTGCTGGCGCTGGAGTTCGACCTTCTGGTGTTCGACGTGATGATGCCGGGCGAGGACGGCTTCTCCCTCACCCACTGGGTCCGCAACCACGCCCCGGCCCGCCTGACCCCGGTCCTGATGCTCACCGCCCGCGACGCCGCCAGCGACCGCATCGAGGGCCTGACCCTGGGCGCCGACGACTATCTGGCCAAGCCGTTCGAACCCCAGGAGCTCCTGCTGCGCATCGAGGCGATCCTGCGCCGCACCGCCGCCAGGCCGGCCGGTTCAAAAATGCTCTCTCTCGGCCGCTGCAGCTTCGACGTCGATCGGGGCGAGTTGCTCCAGGGCGAGACCCCGATCCGCCTGACCGAGGCCGAGGCCCAGCTGCTGCGTCGCCTGGCCGCCAACGCCAACCTGCCGGTTGACCGGCTGGACCTGGCCCGCGAGACCGCCGACGTGAGCGGCCGGGCGGTGGACGTCCAGGTCACCCGCCTGCGCCGCAAGATCGAGGCAGACCCCAAGGCCCCGCGCTACCTGCAGACCGTGCGGGGCGTCGGCTACATGCTTGCCCCTGACTAG
- a CDS encoding aldehyde dehydrogenase family protein encodes MREYLKFYIDGQWVDPVAPKQLDVINPATEEVCGHISLGTAADVDKAVKAARKAFATWSLTSREERIDVLQRIIAEYQKRYGDLAAAITEEMGAPASLSQRAQAAIGIGHLQTAIEVLKAYKFEEDRGPTRIVKEPIGVCGFITPWNWPINQIVCKVAPALATGCTMVLKPSEVAPYSGYIFSEIMHAAGVPAGVYNMINGDGPGVGAAISAHPDIDMVSFTGSTRAGIEVAKAAAPTVKRVAQELGGKSPNIILEDADMKKAVGGGVMHVMQNSGQSCNAPTRMLVPSKKMEEAIAIAKATAESVTVGDPNGNVQMGPVVSEVQFKKIQGLIQKGIDEGATLVTGGVGRPEGIEKGYFVKPTVFANVTNDMTIAKEEIFGPVVSILGYDSVDEAVRVGNDTEYGLAAYISGSDQGKIREVAAQLRAGQVAINGAGGDLMAPFGGYKMSGNGREWGDHAFAEFLETKAVLGYTPAQAAE; translated from the coding sequence ATGCGCGAATATCTGAAGTTCTACATCGATGGTCAGTGGGTGGACCCGGTCGCGCCCAAGCAGCTGGACGTGATCAATCCGGCCACTGAAGAGGTCTGCGGTCATATCTCGCTCGGGACCGCCGCCGACGTCGACAAGGCGGTCAAGGCCGCCCGCAAGGCCTTCGCCACCTGGTCGCTGACCAGCCGCGAGGAGCGGATCGACGTGCTGCAGCGGATCATCGCCGAGTACCAGAAGCGCTATGGCGACCTGGCCGCCGCCATCACCGAGGAGATGGGCGCCCCGGCCTCGCTGTCGCAGCGGGCCCAGGCGGCGATCGGCATCGGCCACCTGCAGACCGCCATCGAGGTTCTGAAGGCCTACAAGTTCGAAGAAGACCGCGGCCCGACCCGGATCGTCAAGGAGCCGATCGGCGTCTGCGGCTTCATCACCCCCTGGAACTGGCCGATCAACCAGATCGTCTGCAAGGTGGCCCCCGCGCTCGCCACCGGCTGCACCATGGTGCTGAAGCCGTCGGAAGTGGCGCCCTATTCCGGCTATATCTTCTCCGAGATCATGCACGCGGCGGGCGTCCCCGCTGGCGTCTACAACATGATCAACGGCGACGGCCCGGGCGTCGGCGCGGCGATCAGCGCGCACCCGGACATCGACATGGTCTCGTTCACCGGCTCGACCCGCGCCGGCATCGAGGTGGCCAAGGCCGCGGCGCCGACCGTCAAGCGCGTGGCCCAGGAGCTGGGCGGCAAGAGCCCGAACATCATCCTGGAAGACGCCGACATGAAGAAGGCGGTCGGCGGCGGGGTGATGCACGTGATGCAGAACTCCGGCCAGTCGTGCAATGCGCCGACCCGGATGCTGGTGCCCTCGAAGAAGATGGAAGAGGCGATCGCCATCGCGAAAGCGACGGCCGAGAGCGTCACCGTGGGCGATCCCAACGGCAACGTGCAGATGGGACCGGTGGTCTCGGAAGTGCAGTTCAAGAAGATCCAGGGCCTGATCCAGAAGGGCATCGACGAAGGCGCCACCCTGGTCACCGGCGGCGTCGGCCGTCCGGAGGGGATCGAGAAGGGCTATTTCGTGAAGCCCACCGTGTTCGCCAACGTCACCAACGACATGACCATCGCCAAGGAAGAGATCTTCGGGCCGGTGGTGTCGATCCTGGGCTATGACAGCGTCGACGAGGCGGTCCGGGTCGGCAACGACACCGAGTACGGCCTGGCCGCCTACATCTCCGGTTCCGACCAGGGCAAGATCCGCGAAGTGGCCGCGCAGCTGCGCGCTGGCCAGGTGGCCATCAACGGCGCCGGCGGCGACCTGATGGCGCCCTTCGGCGGTTACAAGATGAGCGGCAACGGCCGGGAATGGGGCGACCACGCCTTCGCCGAGTTCCTTGAGACCAAGGCGGTGCTCGGCTACACGCCCGCACAAGCGGCCGAATAG
- a CDS encoding Na+/H+ antiporter NhaA yields the protein MALRFSLDAQRTEAAAGAAVAGAALLGFALANSPEAHRYFTLIGMDFTVRIGAFSETMSRGAWIRHGLMALYFFVIGLELKQEVLRGELSSPRRLALPALAALGGMVVPILLCLALTWRGGGSDGAWPVAAANDGVIALAVLSLVGRGLPQSLKVFLQAMTVAGQLAVSVLIALLYTGQIHTWPLAGAALALMGLIALSEWKDAPFLFRSLGYLLLWGFVLKSGIDTALAGLAAALTVPGTGRRPGHEAALRNYLRTLKPYVDFAVLPLFALTAAGIPVAGAPLWAAAPLALTTALVLGKPAGVIAATFIAIRMGLARRPTGASWLELWGLAALAGSPLVIGLFLSGLAFPPPDPGASGSTLAVMAAATVSAGVGALALGASAAQRRRLRPEIDEAA from the coding sequence TTGGCCCTTCGCTTCAGCCTGGACGCGCAGAGGACCGAGGCCGCCGCCGGGGCGGCGGTCGCAGGCGCGGCGCTGCTTGGCTTCGCCCTGGCCAACTCGCCCGAGGCCCACCGCTATTTCACCCTGATCGGGATGGATTTCACCGTCCGGATCGGGGCTTTTTCCGAGACCATGAGCCGGGGCGCCTGGATCCGCCATGGACTGATGGCGCTCTACTTCTTCGTCATCGGCCTTGAGCTGAAGCAGGAGGTGCTGCGCGGTGAACTTTCCAGCCCCCGCCGCCTGGCCCTGCCGGCCCTGGCGGCCCTGGGCGGCATGGTCGTCCCCATCCTTCTCTGCCTTGCGCTGACTTGGCGCGGCGGGGGATCGGACGGCGCCTGGCCGGTCGCTGCGGCCAATGACGGGGTCATCGCCCTGGCGGTCCTGTCCCTGGTCGGCCGCGGCCTGCCCCAGTCGCTGAAGGTGTTCCTGCAGGCCATGACTGTCGCCGGCCAGCTCGCCGTCTCCGTCCTGATCGCCTTGCTCTACACCGGCCAGATCCATACCTGGCCGCTGGCCGGCGCGGCCCTGGCCCTGATGGGCCTCATCGCCCTGTCGGAATGGAAGGACGCGCCGTTCCTGTTCCGCAGCCTGGGCTATCTCCTGCTATGGGGCTTCGTGCTCAAGTCCGGGATCGACACCGCCTTGGCCGGCCTCGCCGCAGCCTTGACCGTGCCGGGCACCGGCCGCCGCCCTGGTCACGAGGCGGCGCTGCGCAACTATCTTAGGACCCTGAAGCCCTACGTCGACTTCGCCGTCCTGCCCCTGTTCGCCCTGACGGCGGCGGGAATCCCGGTCGCGGGCGCGCCGCTCTGGGCTGCAGCGCCCCTGGCCCTGACCACGGCGCTGGTGCTCGGCAAGCCGGCCGGGGTCATCGCCGCTACCTTCATCGCCATCCGCATGGGCCTCGCCCGCCGACCTACCGGCGCCAGCTGGCTGGAGCTCTGGGGCTTGGCGGCCCTGGCCGGCTCGCCTCTGGTCATCGGCCTGTTCCTGTCAGGCCTCGCCTTCCCGCCGCCCGATCCGGGCGCGAGCGGCTCCACGCTCGCCGTCATGGCCGCCGCAACGGTCTCGGCCGGCGTCGGCGCCCTGGCGCTCGGGGCCTCTGCCGCCCAGCGGCGGCGACTGCGCCCGGAGATCGACGAAGCGGCTTAG
- the folB gene encoding dihydroneopterin aldolase, with amino-acid sequence MNFALPKQVQPDDAPQAQVSRLHVFVRELRIDAEVGIYGHEYGRKQPLLIDVELEILPGPIEHISDTLNYEEVVARAQAIADAGHVMLIETFAERLARACLEDVRVMQARVRVEKPEALAPKAAAAGVEMILTRS; translated from the coding sequence ATGAATTTCGCCCTGCCGAAACAGGTCCAGCCAGACGACGCGCCCCAGGCGCAGGTCTCGCGGCTGCACGTGTTCGTGCGCGAACTGCGCATCGACGCCGAGGTCGGCATCTACGGCCACGAATATGGGCGCAAGCAGCCGTTGCTGATCGACGTCGAGCTCGAGATTCTGCCCGGCCCGATCGAGCACATCAGCGACACCCTGAACTACGAAGAGGTGGTGGCCCGCGCCCAGGCCATAGCCGACGCCGGCCACGTGATGCTGATCGAGACCTTCGCCGAGCGCCTCGCCCGCGCATGCCTGGAGGACGTCCGGGTGATGCAGGCGCGGGTCCGGGTGGAAAAGCCCGAGGCGCTGGCGCCCAAGGCCGCGGCGGCCGGGGTGGAGATGATTCTTACCCGTTCGTGA
- a CDS encoding cold-shock protein, with protein sequence MNIGTVKWFNATKGFGFIQPDNGGPDVFVHISAVERSSLGSIHEGQKISYELERDQRSGKMSAGQLQAA encoded by the coding sequence ATGAATATCGGCACTGTGAAGTGGTTCAACGCCACCAAGGGCTTCGGCTTCATCCAACCCGACAACGGCGGCCCGGACGTGTTCGTCCACATCTCCGCGGTCGAGCGTTCGAGCCTCGGCTCGATCCATGAAGGCCAGAAGATCTCCTATGAACTCGAGCGCGACCAGCGCAGCGGCAAGATGTCCGCCGGCCAACTGCAGGCCGCGTAA
- a CDS encoding alpha/beta hydrolase — MLDAQFKAMLDAAKAAAQPTLDTLPLDVGRAAYRAMRFDGEVKFGGEVRELKVDGAAGPIPARLYTPKGAPTVGPGLIFYHGGGFVIGDLETHDGLCRRLCEVSGVRIIAIDYRLAPEAKFPAGHDDAVAAANWVFAHAYEIGFDPAHIAVGGDSAGGNLAASVAISLRDAGKNRIAFQMLLYPVVQFGADTESMNALADGYFLTKKGMDWFSACLFGDGDKTDPRASVLHCPSLTGLPPALVVTAGFDPLKDEGKAYAEKLKAAGVPVEHREYANFIHGFYNMAGVSPAVPPVIDATAQALKAALA, encoded by the coding sequence ATGCTCGACGCTCAGTTCAAGGCCATGCTCGATGCGGCCAAAGCCGCGGCCCAGCCGACGCTGGACACCCTGCCGCTGGACGTGGGCCGGGCGGCCTACCGTGCGATGCGCTTCGACGGCGAGGTGAAGTTCGGCGGCGAGGTCAGGGAGCTGAAGGTCGACGGCGCGGCCGGGCCGATCCCCGCACGCCTCTACACGCCCAAGGGCGCGCCGACGGTCGGGCCGGGGCTGATCTTCTATCACGGCGGCGGCTTCGTGATCGGCGACCTGGAGACCCATGACGGCCTCTGCCGGCGCCTCTGCGAGGTCTCGGGCGTGCGCATCATCGCCATCGACTATCGCCTGGCCCCTGAGGCCAAATTTCCGGCCGGGCACGACGATGCTGTGGCGGCGGCCAATTGGGTGTTCGCCCACGCCTACGAGATCGGCTTCGACCCGGCCCATATCGCGGTCGGCGGCGATTCCGCCGGCGGCAACCTGGCCGCCTCTGTCGCCATCAGCCTGCGCGACGCGGGCAAGAACCGCATCGCTTTCCAGATGCTGCTCTATCCGGTGGTCCAGTTCGGCGCAGACACGGAATCGATGAACGCCCTGGCCGACGGCTATTTCCTGACCAAGAAGGGCATGGACTGGTTTTCCGCCTGCCTGTTCGGGGACGGCGACAAGACCGATCCGCGCGCCAGCGTGCTGCACTGTCCCTCGCTGACCGGCCTGCCGCCGGCCCTGGTGGTCACCGCCGGGTTCGACCCCCTGAAGGACGAGGGCAAGGCCTATGCGGAGAAGCTGAAGGCTGCTGGCGTGCCGGTCGAGCACCGCGAATACGCCAACTTCATCCATGGCTTCTACAACATGGCGGGCGTCTCGCCGGCCGTGCCGCCGGTGATCGACGCTACGGCCCAGGCGCTGAAGGCGGCTTTGGCCTAA
- a CDS encoding ATP-binding protein, whose product MASLSPRSALRLFWPRLIKRWLPSSLFGRSLLIIVLPVALMQVAVTWAFFNAQWQEVNTRLSEGLAGDIAWVVETYQSDPSPPALTKLTNEAERSLGLSVKLYEGRTLPTGNRASLISPGDRALKAALSDRLDQPFWFDSTRYPADLDIRVQVTAGVLRVIAPRDRAMTTKSNIFILWMTGATVLLTGVAILFIRNQVRSIERLADAADAFGRGGDVPQFKPHGAREVRKAAQAFIAMKERIQRHIDQRTALLASVSHDLRTPLTRLKLEAALAEPSKRVDAIKRDLSEMEHMIDEYLAFARGQGGEAVEETSLRELIEVVADGAERGGASLSLEIEPDLIAKLRPNVFKRALSNLIMNAAAHGEEVVVAARARSGGGVEITVDDDGPGIPPDRYEEAFKPFNRLDEARNQNEKGVGLGLAIARDVVRGLGGDLTLDRSPLGGLRAIIRLPG is encoded by the coding sequence TTGGCCTCGCTCTCGCCCCGATCCGCCCTGCGCCTGTTCTGGCCGCGCCTGATCAAGCGCTGGTTGCCGAGTTCGCTGTTCGGCCGCTCGCTCCTGATCATCGTCCTGCCGGTGGCCCTGATGCAGGTCGCCGTCACCTGGGCCTTCTTCAACGCCCAATGGCAGGAGGTGAACACCCGCCTGTCCGAGGGCCTGGCCGGCGACATTGCCTGGGTGGTCGAGACCTATCAGAGCGATCCCTCGCCGCCGGCCCTGACCAAGCTGACCAACGAGGCCGAGCGGTCCCTGGGCCTGTCGGTCAAGCTCTATGAGGGCCGCACCCTGCCGACCGGCAACCGCGCGTCCCTGATCTCGCCCGGCGACCGGGCGCTGAAGGCGGCGCTGAGCGACCGCCTGGACCAGCCCTTCTGGTTCGATTCGACGCGCTATCCCGCGGACCTCGACATCCGCGTCCAGGTCACGGCCGGGGTGCTGCGAGTGATCGCCCCCCGCGACCGGGCCATGACCACCAAGAGCAACATCTTCATCCTGTGGATGACCGGCGCCACCGTGCTGCTGACCGGGGTCGCCATCCTGTTCATCCGCAACCAGGTGCGCTCGATCGAGCGCCTGGCCGACGCCGCCGACGCCTTCGGCCGCGGCGGCGACGTGCCCCAGTTCAAGCCCCACGGCGCGCGCGAGGTCAGGAAGGCCGCCCAGGCCTTCATCGCCATGAAGGAGCGCATCCAGCGGCATATAGACCAGCGCACTGCGCTCCTGGCCTCGGTCAGCCACGACCTTCGCACGCCGCTAACCCGGCTCAAGCTGGAGGCGGCCCTGGCCGAGCCCAGCAAGCGGGTCGACGCCATCAAGCGCGACCTGTCGGAAATGGAGCACATGATCGATGAGTACCTCGCCTTCGCCCGCGGCCAGGGCGGCGAGGCGGTCGAGGAGACTTCTTTGCGCGAGCTGATCGAGGTGGTGGCCGACGGCGCCGAGCGCGGCGGGGCGAGCCTGAGCCTTGAGATCGAGCCGGACCTGATCGCCAAGCTGCGCCCCAACGTATTCAAGCGGGCCCTGTCCAACCTGATCATGAACGCGGCCGCGCACGGCGAGGAGGTGGTGGTGGCGGCCAGAGCCCGATCCGGCGGCGGGGTCGAGATCACCGTCGACGACGACGGCCCCGGCATCCCGCCCGACCGCTATGAAGAGGCGTTCAAGCCGTTCAACCGCCTGGACGAGGCGCGCAACCAGAACGAAAAGGGCGTCGGTTTGGGTCTGGCCATCGCCCGCGACGTCGTCAGAGGCCTGGGCGGCGACCTGACCCTGGACCGCAGTCCCCTTGGCGGGCTGCGCGCCATAATTCGCCTGCCCGGCTAG
- a CDS encoding DUF6481 family protein: MNAALNTGFADRLKTAAEAKKALLAKLQPRPTVTDPNFTPRSARQAAELDRVREERAVARAAARQAALEAQEAARKAQLDLEAADLDAKRGQRKERKALTKAEAKAKRDARYAARKAR; encoded by the coding sequence ATGAACGCAGCTTTGAACACCGGCTTCGCCGACCGCCTGAAGACCGCAGCCGAGGCCAAGAAGGCCCTGCTGGCCAAGCTCCAGCCCAGGCCCACGGTCACAGACCCCAACTTTACGCCTCGCTCCGCCAGGCAAGCCGCTGAACTCGACCGGGTCCGCGAAGAGCGCGCCGTGGCGCGAGCCGCGGCCCGACAGGCTGCGCTCGAAGCTCAGGAAGCAGCCCGCAAGGCCCAGCTGGACCTCGAAGCCGCCGACCTTGACGCCAAGCGCGGCCAGCGCAAGGAACGCAAGGCCCTGACGAAGGCCGAAGCCAAGGCCAAACGCGACGCCCGCTATGCGGCTCGCAAGGCGCGCTGA
- a CDS encoding retropepsin-like aspartic protease family protein translates to MADIRGPWEQLPPPPVVEPAPQPPPPTPRSGRRGLVLLAVLVLGGLGAYALNRAYPGRLNGPMDWENLAWSGGMLALVGSSLLARRIPLGQALRYSLIWGALAAVLVAGYSFRDQFASWAGQVRSELDPSHPVALASHEMMLTQDTDGQYYAVARVDGQPVTFMFDTGASDIVLSPDDARRVGVDMAALHFDTPYETANGEGLGARASVHALSLGGLRLDKVPVSINQQAMRTSLLGMAFFKRLDSYSFEGKRLKLRWR, encoded by the coding sequence ATGGCGGACATCAGAGGCCCCTGGGAGCAGCTTCCGCCACCTCCGGTCGTCGAGCCGGCGCCGCAGCCGCCCCCGCCCACTCCACGCTCCGGCCGTAGGGGTCTCGTCCTGCTGGCCGTGCTGGTCCTGGGCGGCCTCGGCGCCTACGCCCTCAACCGCGCCTATCCCGGGCGGCTGAACGGACCCATGGACTGGGAGAACCTAGCCTGGAGCGGCGGCATGTTGGCCCTGGTCGGGTCGAGCCTGCTGGCGCGGCGGATCCCCTTGGGGCAGGCGCTGCGCTACAGCCTGATCTGGGGCGCCCTGGCGGCGGTGCTCGTCGCCGGCTACAGCTTTCGCGACCAGTTCGCCAGCTGGGCCGGCCAGGTCCGCTCCGAGCTCGATCCTTCCCATCCGGTGGCGCTGGCCTCGCACGAGATGATGCTGACCCAGGACACTGACGGCCAGTACTATGCGGTCGCCCGGGTCGACGGCCAGCCGGTCACATTCATGTTCGACACCGGCGCCAGCGATATCGTGCTGAGCCCGGACGACGCCCGCCGGGTCGGGGTCGACATGGCCGCGCTTCACTTCGATACGCCCTACGAAACCGCCAACGGCGAGGGCTTGGGCGCGCGCGCCTCTGTCCACGCCCTGTCGCTCGGCGGCCTGCGGCTGGACAAGGTCCCCGTCTCGATCAACCAGCAGGCCATGCGCACTTCACTGCTGGGCATGGCCTTCTTCAAGCGGCTGGACTCCTATTCGTTCGAAGGCAAGCGCTTGAAACTGCGCTGGCGATGA
- a CDS encoding NUDIX domain-containing protein encodes MPLRRLLQPLIRPTFHAYARATRGVTLGVRGLVTDAAGQVLLIEHTYVPGWYMPGGGVEHGESGEEALAREMVEEAGVELIAPPRLVSIHFNGGRFRGDHVLFYRVEAWRACRPTSRGEVRRIAWFDPAALPDETTPSTRRRIAEALDGTPVDRRW; translated from the coding sequence ATGCCGCTTCGACGCCTGCTCCAGCCCCTCATCCGTCCCACCTTCCATGCCTATGCCCGCGCAACACGCGGCGTGACCCTCGGCGTGCGCGGCCTTGTCACCGACGCGGCAGGCCAGGTGCTGCTGATCGAGCATACCTACGTCCCCGGCTGGTACATGCCGGGCGGCGGGGTCGAACACGGCGAAAGCGGCGAGGAGGCCCTGGCGCGGGAAATGGTCGAGGAGGCCGGGGTGGAGCTGATCGCACCGCCGCGGCTGGTTTCGATCCACTTCAACGGCGGGCGTTTCCGTGGCGACCACGTTCTTTTCTATCGCGTCGAGGCCTGGCGCGCCTGCCGGCCCACCTCGCGCGGCGAGGTCCGCAGGATCGCCTGGTTCGACCCGGCCGCCCTGCCGGACGAGACCACGCCTTCGACGCGGCGGAGGATCGCCGAGGCCCTGGACGGGACGCCGGTTGACCGCCGCTGGTGA
- a CDS encoding protein adenylyltransferase SelO, with the protein MPVSPAYRPDPRFMRLGPDFADPVAPADFPARILRFRNDRAAASVGLEGLSDEEWLAAFAGFEALPDNQPGPLAMRYHGHQFRVYNPDLGDGRGFLFAQLREAETGRLLDLATKGSGRTPWSRGGDGRLTLKGGVREVLAAEMLQALGVPTSRAFSLVETGEALQRGDEPSPTRSAVLTRLSHSHIRFGSFQRHASEGRADNIQRLVDHAAEDYYPELMPREGGDRGAGLLALAVQASARLVARWMAAGFVHGVLNTDNLNITGESFDYGPWRFLPRNDPNFTAAYFDQTGLYSFGRQPEAVFWNLQQLAACLALVAEENALVEALNGFSAAYRRELTAAMLNRLGVKPRGDDEDVDLVNAAFRALASGGEPLRWEPFFFDWFCGETARALKGPRAEIYANETFMAFRERLAAFEPDRPERLADPYFAQGEPEELLYEAVEGLWAPIDQADDWSAFEAKVAAIRAAGAAWRL; encoded by the coding sequence ATGCCCGTCTCGCCCGCCTACCGCCCCGACCCGCGCTTCATGCGCCTGGGTCCCGATTTCGCCGATCCCGTGGCGCCGGCCGATTTCCCGGCCCGCATCCTGAGGTTCCGCAACGACCGGGCGGCGGCGAGCGTCGGGCTGGAGGGGCTGAGCGACGAGGAATGGCTGGCCGCCTTCGCCGGCTTCGAGGCCCTGCCGGACAACCAGCCCGGCCCGCTGGCCATGCGCTATCACGGCCACCAGTTCCGGGTTTACAACCCCGACCTCGGCGACGGCCGCGGCTTCCTGTTCGCCCAGCTGCGGGAAGCGGAGACGGGGCGGCTCCTTGACCTGGCCACCAAGGGGTCGGGGCGGACGCCCTGGTCGCGCGGCGGCGACGGCCGGCTGACCCTGAAGGGCGGGGTGCGCGAGGTGCTGGCGGCGGAGATGCTGCAGGCCCTGGGCGTGCCCACCAGCCGCGCCTTTTCCCTCGTCGAGACCGGCGAGGCTCTGCAGCGCGGCGACGAGCCCAGCCCGACCCGCTCGGCGGTGCTGACCCGCCTCTCGCACAGCCACATCCGCTTCGGCAGCTTCCAGCGCCACGCCTCCGAGGGGCGGGCCGACAACATCCAGCGCCTGGTCGACCACGCGGCCGAGGACTACTACCCCGAACTGATGCCGCGAGAGGGCGGCGATCGGGGCGCGGGCCTGCTGGCCCTGGCGGTGCAGGCGTCGGCGCGGCTGGTGGCCCGCTGGATGGCGGCCGGCTTCGTGCACGGGGTGCTCAACACCGACAACCTGAACATCACCGGCGAGAGCTTCGACTACGGGCCGTGGCGCTTTTTACCGCGCAACGACCCCAACTTCACAGCGGCCTATTTCGACCAGACCGGCCTCTACAGCTTCGGCCGCCAGCCCGAGGCGGTGTTCTGGAACCTGCAGCAGCTGGCCGCGTGCCTGGCCCTGGTCGCAGAGGAGAACGCCCTGGTCGAGGCCCTGAACGGCTTTTCCGCCGCCTATCGGCGCGAACTGACCGCGGCCATGCTGAACCGGCTGGGGGTGAAGCCGCGCGGTGATGACGAGGATGTCGACCTGGTCAACGCCGCTTTCCGCGCCCTGGCTTCCGGCGGGGAGCCATTGCGCTGGGAGCCGTTCTTCTTCGACTGGTTCTGCGGCGAGACGGCCCGGGCGCTGAAGGGGCCCCGCGCGGAGATCTACGCCAACGAGACCTTCATGGCCTTCCGCGAGCGGCTGGCCGCTTTCGAGCCCGATCGGCCCGAACGGCTGGCGGACCCCTATTTCGCGCAAGGAGAGCCCGAGGAACTGCTCTACGAGGCGGTCGAGGGCCTGTGGGCGCCGATCGACCAGGCCGACGACTGGTCGGCCTTCGAGGCCAAGGTCGCCGCGATCCGGGCCGCGGGCGCCGCCTGGCGCCTCTGA
- a CDS encoding SDR family oxidoreductase, which translates to MSRGACLITGAPRRIGRVLALAAAEAGYDLALHARALDGDARSLSDAIEAMGRRTVLLEADLRDPLAPKDLVDWATDALGPLTLLVNNASLFDDDRLESLTLDGWAAHLDANLRAPIFLAQAFAAQAPDGSLIVNLLDQRVLKPTPQFFSYALSKAGLWEATRMMAQELAPRIRVNGIGPGPTLPSVHQSAADFAAEAANIPLKRRATPEEIAGALTYLIDARSVTGQMIAVDGGQHLSWRTPDIIAP; encoded by the coding sequence ATGTCCAGAGGCGCCTGCCTGATCACCGGCGCGCCCCGGCGCATCGGCCGGGTCTTGGCCTTGGCGGCCGCCGAGGCCGGCTACGACCTTGCCTTGCACGCCCGGGCGCTCGACGGCGACGCGCGCTCGCTGTCCGACGCCATCGAGGCCATGGGCCGCCGCACGGTGCTCTTGGAAGCGGACCTGCGCGACCCCCTGGCGCCCAAGGATCTGGTCGACTGGGCGACCGACGCCCTCGGCCCCCTGACCCTCCTGGTCAACAACGCCTCCCTGTTCGACGACGACCGGCTGGAGAGCCTGACCCTGGACGGCTGGGCCGCCCACCTGGACGCCAACCTGCGCGCGCCGATCTTCCTGGCCCAGGCCTTCGCCGCCCAGGCGCCCGACGGCTCGCTGATCGTCAACCTGCTGGACCAGCGGGTCCTCAAACCCACGCCACAGTTCTTCAGCTACGCCCTCAGCAAGGCAGGCCTTTGGGAAGCCACCCGGATGATGGCCCAGGAGCTCGCCCCCCGCATCCGCGTCAACGGCATCGGCCCCGGCCCCACCCTGCCCTCGGTGCACCAGAGCGCCGCCGACTTCGCCGCCGAGGCGGCCAACATCCCCCTGAAGCGCCGCGCCACCCCGGAGGAGATCGCCGGCGCATTGACCTATCTGATTGACGCCAGGAGCGTGACGGGCCAGATGATCGCCGTCGACGGAGGACAGCATCTTTCCTGGCGCACGCCCGACATCATCGCCCCCTGA